The sequence CATGACGTACTCCCTAAGGGCTCTCCTAATATTGCTGTTTATCCTCATTACCATGTCAATATACATGACGCCCTACGCCCTAGCCCTACTAACCGTTTACTACCCGGGACTAGCGACACTGTGGACAATAAGCACGGCGCTCACCGCAGTAATACTCATAGCCTCAGCGGCCTTCCTCTACTACGCAGTGGTTTCGGAGAGGAGCCGAGGAATATGGGCCTGGCTTGTGAATAGGTTATCTGAGGTTGGTTATGTTTAGTTACGCGGAGAGGAAGCCTCCGTCCACCGGTATGGCTGCCCCATGCACGTAACTCGCCATGTCCGAGGCCAGGAATAGCGCCACCCTGGCAACCTCGTCTGGGTCACCAAGCCTTCTCAGCGGCATCCTCATGAAGTACTCAACGCCGGTCCTTATTACGTCAATCCTCAACTTAAGTATGGCCTCTTGCCTCAGCCTCTGGACGCCGGGCGTGTTTATTCCGCCGGCGATTATCACATTAATTCTGAAACCCTTCGGTCCATACTCCTTGGCGAGCGCTCTCGTGAGCGCTATTACACCCATCTTACTCATGTCGTAATGCACCAGGTTCCTTGCGAAGGGTAGTATCGACTCTATGGACCCGACGTTTATTATCACGCCACCCCTATCACCCCTACCCCTAATCATGCCCTGGCACATGTGGAAGACGGACTTCAGGTTCACCGCCAGGGTCCTCTCCAGGGCCTCCTCATCAACCTCGAGGAAGTCCATGAACTCGTAAATACCGGCGTTATTAACGAGGATGTCGGGTTCCCTACCCCTGATGGCGCTCCATAGGTCGTCTATCTCCCTCTTCCTGGATAGGTCGACGCGGTAAGTACTAACGTCCACACCAAACCTACCCCTAACCTCATTGGCCACCTCATTAAGTCCAGCCTCATTGACATCGACCAGGTACAGGGAGGCCCCCGCCTCGGCGAACCTGAGGGCCATGGCCCTACCAATCCCAGAGGCTGCTCCAGTGATGAGCGCCCTCCTTCCCCTGAGGGATATTAAGTCGTTAATTGGCCGGCTCATACTGCCGGCAGCGCCACCATGGTTCCTATTAAACCTTAGCCACAGAGGATTGACAATCCTACTTACTACACACGTATATTTTGAATTATATGGCTAAACTTATTAATAAAACTCCAGAATCAATGTTCGTGACACCATGTGGATTGCAATACTTTCATCAAGTGAAGTGAGGGGGATAGGCCCCTTGGTATTAGGAGACTGAACACAAACCTGGTATTCTGGCGAGACAAATCGGGGAAGGTGAATGCACTGCTTGATGACTGCCCACACAGACATGCAAGGCTTTCACTGGGTAAGGTAGTTAACGGCAATGTTCAATGCCCGTACCACGGCTTCGAATTCGATGGTTCTGGGAGGACCGTTAAGGTACCTGCCCTGGGCAGGTCATCCGAAATACCGAAGTACCTAAGGGCACTTTCTATCCCAGTATATGAGACCCACGGCATTATCTGGCTTTGGTACGGCAATGGAGACCCGAGTAAACCGCCGAGGTTCTTCGACGACTTAGACGGGCTAAGTGCGTACTCTGAGTATAGTGAGGTGTGGAGTGTGTCCCTGCCGAGAGCCGTTGAGAACCAGCTTGACGTATTTCACTTACCCTTTGTTCATTATAATACCATCGGTAGGGGTGGTAAGACCCTGGTTCATGGCCCACTGGTCAAGGTCCTTGACGATTACTCCTTCATTATCTATCCATTCAATGAGGTCGACAGGGGACAGAGACCTCTAAGGGGAAATGAAATAGATGCCAGCAGGTTGAGGAATTATCTTTGGTTCATATACCCGAATGTCTGGGAGAATTACATATCCAGAAACATGAGGATTATAGCCTTCTTCGCACCCATAGACTCAAGTAGCACTAAGATCTACATAAGGCTTTACATGAGGGTGACCAGCGTCAAGGTGATTGATAGGGCAATAACCAAGTTACTAATGCCCTTTAACACGTACGTACTCCATCAAGACCGCAGGGTAGTACTTACGCAATCCAATGATATTATGTATGACAAGTTAATTCATGCAGACTATCCAATAGCGTTATACAGGAGGATGTACCTTAAGGACAAGGAACTAAACAAACTACTAGGCAATGCACCGCAGAAACTTCATGAATAGGTACGGCGACGTAA is a genomic window of Vulcanisaeta souniana JCM 11219 containing:
- a CDS encoding SDR family NAD(P)-dependent oxidoreductase, whose translation is MSRPINDLISLRGRRALITGAASGIGRAMALRFAEAGASLYLVDVNEAGLNEVANEVRGRFGVDVSTYRVDLSRKREIDDLWSAIRGREPDILVNNAGIYEFMDFLEVDEEALERTLAVNLKSVFHMCQGMIRGRGDRGGVIINVGSIESILPFARNLVHYDMSKMGVIALTRALAKEYGPKGFRINVIIAGGINTPGVQRLRQEAILKLRIDVIRTGVEYFMRMPLRRLGDPDEVARVALFLASDMASYVHGAAIPVDGGFLSA
- a CDS encoding aromatic ring-hydroxylating oxygenase subunit alpha, which codes for MVFWRDKSGKVNALLDDCPHRHARLSLGKVVNGNVQCPYHGFEFDGSGRTVKVPALGRSSEIPKYLRALSIPVYETHGIIWLWYGNGDPSKPPRFFDDLDGLSAYSEYSEVWSVSLPRAVENQLDVFHLPFVHYNTIGRGGKTLVHGPLVKVLDDYSFIIYPFNEVDRGQRPLRGNEIDASRLRNYLWFIYPNVWENYISRNMRIIAFFAPIDSSSTKIYIRLYMRVTSVKVIDRAITKLLMPFNTYVLHQDRRVVLTQSNDIMYDKLIHADYPIALYRRMYLKDKELNKLLGNAPQKLHE